From a single Verrucomicrobiia bacterium genomic region:
- a CDS encoding GTP-binding protein, protein MPLSSHTIEILRFNTCGSVDDGKSTLIGRLLYDSKNLMEDQLEALERSADITGGGQINLANLTDGLRAEREQGITIDVAYRYFATPKRKFIVADTPGHVQYTRNMVTGASTANLSVVLIDARQGVIEQTRRHTYIAALLGIPHLVIAVNKMDLVDWSEERFLEIREEVESFLPKLDVFRDVKFIPLSALNGDNVVEPSTRTPWFGGPTLLNHLETVHIASDWNLSTFRFPVQWVNRPNNPTNAQLHDFRGLSGQIAAGIIKQGQQVLILPSGLKTTVKSIWTYEGPTDEAFSPQSVTLCLEHDLDVSRGDTIVGLENLPGLNSDLHARVCWMNIRPLQQGKKYLLKHTTQTVQCMITSLESRINVSTFDAEPQPRELIVNDIGVVRLKTSKPLVYDGYYNNRLTGSFILIEPGTNATVAAGMLMAPSESVKVDDADFAI, encoded by the coding sequence GTCCACCCTGATCGGACGGCTCCTGTACGATTCCAAAAACCTGATGGAGGATCAACTCGAGGCGCTCGAACGCTCCGCTGACATCACGGGCGGCGGACAGATCAACCTCGCCAACCTGACAGACGGCCTCCGCGCCGAACGGGAACAGGGCATCACGATTGACGTGGCATACCGCTATTTCGCAACGCCCAAGCGCAAGTTCATCGTCGCCGATACGCCCGGCCATGTGCAGTACACGCGCAACATGGTGACAGGCGCCTCCACTGCGAATCTTTCGGTGGTGTTGATTGATGCCCGCCAGGGCGTGATCGAACAGACGCGGCGCCACACGTATATCGCTGCGCTGCTCGGCATTCCGCATCTCGTGATTGCCGTCAACAAGATGGATCTCGTTGACTGGAGCGAGGAACGTTTTCTTGAAATCCGCGAAGAGGTTGAAAGTTTTCTGCCCAAGCTCGACGTTTTTCGTGACGTGAAGTTCATCCCGCTCAGCGCCCTCAACGGCGACAACGTGGTGGAACCCTCAACCCGCACTCCGTGGTTCGGCGGCCCGACATTGCTAAACCATCTGGAAACCGTTCACATCGCGAGCGACTGGAATCTCAGCACGTTCCGGTTTCCGGTGCAGTGGGTGAATCGCCCGAACAATCCCACGAACGCCCAGTTGCATGACTTCCGCGGCTTAAGTGGACAGATCGCGGCGGGCATCATCAAGCAAGGACAACAGGTCCTGATTCTTCCGAGTGGACTCAAAACTACGGTAAAAAGCATCTGGACCTACGAAGGCCCGACCGATGAAGCCTTCTCGCCGCAGTCCGTTACGCTGTGTCTCGAACACGATCTCGATGTCAGCCGCGGAGACACAATCGTCGGGCTGGAAAATCTTCCCGGCTTGAACTCCGATCTGCATGCGCGGGTTTGCTGGATGAACATCAGGCCTTTGCAGCAAGGAAAGAAATACCTGCTGAAGCATACGACCCAGACCGTGCAATGCATGATCACGAGCCTTGAAAGCCGGATCAATGTGTCCACGTTCGATGCTGAGCCGCAGCCGCGTGAATTGATCGTGAACGACATCGGCGTGGTTCGTCTCAAGACGTCCAAGCCTCTCGTTTACGACGGCTATTACAACAATCGCCTCACGGGTTCATTCATCCTGATTGAACCCGGCACGAATGCGACTGTTGCAGCTGGCATGCTCATGGCACCGAGCGAAAGCGTGAAAGTGGACGACGCGGACTTCGCGATCTGA